From Chaetodon trifascialis isolate fChaTrf1 chromosome 1, fChaTrf1.hap1, whole genome shotgun sequence, one genomic window encodes:
- the LOC139334519 gene encoding aminopeptidase N-like, protein MGKVYYVSKNVGLGMLVLAASALATIIALSIAYDKEKSKNRGKPGDGAMDSTSMPTPPTTPFILKEPWDHYRLPVSLVPVTYNVTLWPRLEPNADGLFIFTGHSAVVFKCVKETDLIIIHSNKLNLTTFNGHRAKLTGLGRATVPTIQKSWLVVRTEYLVLQLRSRLLAGASYVLYTEFLGELADDLEGFYRSEYVEDGVKIVVATSQMQATYARKTFPCFDEPAMKAVFNITIIHDRHTVALSNGMEIDTADSVIDGLPVRVTTFEPTKRMSTYLLAFIVSDFVKIQSTQNNNLLVRIWARRKAIGDRQGDYALNVTGPILQFYENYYNATYPLSKSDQIALPDFNAGAMENWGLVTYRETALLYDPILSSTGNKERVTTVISHELAHMWFGNLVTLQWWNDLWLNEGFASYVEYLGADYAEPTWNIKDQIILDDVHKVFAVDALASSHPLTRREEEVNEPAQISEMFNTISYNKGAAVLRMLSEFLTEPVFAKGLSSYLNTFAFGNTVYTDLWDHLQQAVENTPGIHIPHTVHEIMNHWTLQMGFPVVTIDTRTGSITQKHFLLDPDSVVDRPSQFNYTWFVPIKWIKTGVEQQQYWLLQKTDSNSQMRVSGQDWVLANTNVSGYFRVNYDLDNWDRLLFLLNYNHQALSVINRAQIIDDAFNLARAKIINTTLALRTTKYLSKERDYIPWESALRNLNYYILMFDRTEVYGALQAYLKKQIQPLFEHFKIITDNWTKVPAGHTDQYNQINAIGIACSMGVEGCRELIKGWYRQWMENPHHNPIHPNLKGTVYCSAIAFGGVEEWDFAWRMFKNTTLASEASRLRSAMACTKVPWLLNRYLDYTLNPSKIRKQDATSTIQYVARNVVGMPLAWNFVRARWDYIFQQYGRGSFSFSNLVSGITKRFSSEFELQELRKFKEDNLHVGFGSATLALEQAIERTIANIKWVKENKDHVLKWFTEVST, encoded by the exons ATGGGGAAAGTCTACTATGTCAGTAAAAATGTGGGCCTCGGGATGCTTGTACTGGCGGCCAGTGCTCTGGCCACCATTATCGCTCTGTCCATTGCCTACGACAAGGAAAAGTCCAAGAATCGAGGCAAGCCTGGAGATGGAGCAATGGACAGCACCAGCATGCCTACACCCCCAACAACCCCCTTCATCCTGAAAGAGCCCTGGGACCACTATAGACTTCCAGTCTCCCTTGTTCCTGTCACCTACAATGTGACCCTGTGGCCCCGGCTGGAGCCCAACGCAGACGGCCTGTTCATCTTCACTGGACATTCAGCGGTGGTCTTCAAATGTGTTAAGGAAACAGacctcatcatcatccactCCAACAAGCTGAACCTCACCACTTTCAATGGGCACCGTGCTAAGCTGACCGGTCTGGGTAGAGCCACTGTGCCCACCATACAAAAGTCTTGGCTTGTTGTGAGGACGGAGTATCTGGTTCTTCAGCTACGCAGCAGACTTCTTGCTGGAGCATCATATGTGCTTTACACTGAATTTTTGGGGGAGCTGGCTGATGACCTGGAAGGTTTCTACAGGAGTGAATATGTTGAGGATGGAGTGAAGAT AGTTGTCGCTACCTCGCAGATGCAAGCAACTTATGCCAGGAAAACCTTCCCTTGTTTTGATGAGCCAGCCATGAAAGCCGTCTTCAATATCACCATCATCCATGACAGACACACTGTGGCCCTGTCTAACGGCATGGAAATTG ACACAGCAGACTCCGTCATTGATGGCTTGCCTGTCAGAGTGACTACTTTTGAGCCCACAAAGAGAATGTCCACGTATCTGCTGGCGTTTATTGTCAGCGACTTTGTTAAAATTCAGTCAACCCAAAACAACAATTTGTTG GTCCGGATCTGGGCTCGAAGAAAAGCCATAGGTGACAGGCAGGGAGACTATGCTCTGAATGTTACAGGGCCCATCCTTCAGTTCTATGAAAACTACTACAATGCAACATATCCGCTCTCCAAGTCAG ATCAGATAGCTCTGCCTGACTTCAATGCTGGGGCAATGGAGAACTGGGGTCTGGTCACATACAGGGAGACAGCCCTGCTCTATGACCCCATCTTATCCtccacaggaaacaaagagagagtTACAACTGTAATCTCCCATGAACTCGCACACATG TGGTTTGGCAACCTGGTGACTCTGCAATGGTGGAATGACCTGTGGTTGAACGAGGGGTTTGCGTCTTATGTAGAGTACCTTGGAGCTGACTATGCTGAGCCCACCTGGAACATT AAAGACCAGATCATACTGGATGATGTGCACAAGGTATTTGCTGTGGATGCCCTGGCGTCCTCCCACCCACTGACACGCCGAGAAGAGGAGGTCAATGAACCCGCTCAGATCAGCGAAATGTTTAACACCATCTCCTACAACAAG ggagcagctgtgctcaggatGCTGTCAGAGTTTCTTACTGAGCCTGTGTTTGCCAAAGGACTCAGT TCTTACTTGAACACATTTGCCTTCGGCAACACAGTGTACACAGACTTGTGGGACCACCTCCAACAG GCAGTTGAAAACACACCAGGTATACATATTCCTCACACTGTCCACGAGATCATGAACCACTGGACTCTTCAGATGGGCTTCCCAGTGGTCACTATTGACACCCGGACAGGAAGTATCACCCAGAAACACTTCCTGTTGGATCCAGACTCTGTAGTGGACAGACCCTCTCAGTTCAA TTACACATGGTTTGTCCCTATTAAATGGATAAAGACAGGTGTGGAGCAGCAACAGTACTGGCTCCTACAAAAGACAG ACAGCAACAGTCAAATGAGAGTGTCGGGACAGGACTGGGTGCTGGCGAACACCAATGTATCTGGGTACTTCAGGGTGAACTATGATCTTGACAACTGGGAtcgtctcctcttcctgctcaaCTACAACCATCAG GCTTTATCAGTCATCAACAGAGCACAGATCATAGATGATGCTTTCAACCTAGCAAG AGCCAAAATAATCAATACAACATTGGCGCTGAGAACTACTAAATACCTGTCCAAGGAAAGAGACTACATCCCCTGGGAGTCAGCTCTGAGAAACCTCAACTACTACATCCTCATGTTTGACCGGACTGAGGTCTATGGAGCTTTACAG GCATACCTCAAGAAACAAATCCAACCACTTTTTGAGCACTTCAAGATAATTACAGATAACTGGACCAAAGTGCCAGCAGGACACACAGACCA GTATAATCAGATCAATGCTATTGGAATAGCCTGCAGTATGGGTGTGGAGGGTTGCAGGGAGCTGATCAAAGGCTGGTACAGACAGTGGATGGAAAATCCACATCACAACCC GATCCATCCCAACTTGAAAGGCACAGTTTACTGCAGTGCCATAGCCTTTGGCGGGGTGGAGGAGTGGGACTTTGCCTGGAGAATGTTCAAGAACACCACTCTTGCATCTGAAGCTTCCAGGCTTCGGTCTGCCATGGCCTGCACCAAAGTACCCTGGCTTTTGAACAG GTATCTGGACTACACGCTGAACCCATCGAAGATCCGCAAGCAAGACGCCACCTCCACCATCCAGTACGTTGCCCGAAATGTTGTGGGGATGCCGCTGGCCTGGAACTTTGTCAGAGCAAGATGGGACTACATTTTCCAGCA gtatGGAAGAGGGTCATTTTCCTTCTCAAATCTCGTCAGTGGAATCACAAAGAGATTCTCTTCAGAGTTTGAGTTGCAGGAG CTGAGGAAATTCAAAGAAGACAACCTCCATGTTGGTTTTGGCTCAGCCACCTTGGCCCTGGAGCAGGCCATAGAGAGGACCATAGCCAACATCAAATGGGTGAAAGAGAATAAAGACCATGTGCTCAAGTGGTTTACTGAGGTGTCGACATAA